Proteins encoded in a region of the Longimicrobium sp. genome:
- the hemB gene encoding porphobilinogen synthase, producing MPSFPSHRPRRLRRSETIRSLVRETSLHPSDLILPLFVVPGEGVRRPIGSMAGVEQTSADELLRDAEEALRLGIGGVLLFGIPEHKDETGSSGYGPDNVVSQVVRRLKRELPGLLVMTDVCLCEYTSHGHCGVIQGGDVDNDATVPLLARMAVAHADAGADVVAPSDMMDGRVGAIRAALDEAGHTGVAIMAYSAKYASAFYGPFRDVAESAPTFGDRRTAQMDPGNVLEALREARLDVDEGADIVMVKPALAYLDVIHRVKAETGYPVCAYHVSGEYAMIVAAAERGWIDGDRAHVEALTSIKRAGADMVISYYARQFARRHRG from the coding sequence ATGCCCAGCTTTCCGAGCCACCGCCCCCGCCGCCTGCGCCGCAGCGAGACGATCCGCTCGCTCGTGCGCGAGACGTCGCTGCATCCCTCCGACCTGATCCTTCCGCTCTTCGTGGTGCCGGGGGAGGGAGTGCGCCGCCCCATCGGCTCCATGGCGGGGGTGGAGCAGACCTCGGCCGACGAGCTGCTGCGCGACGCGGAGGAGGCGCTGCGGCTGGGGATCGGCGGCGTGCTCCTCTTCGGCATCCCGGAGCACAAAGACGAGACGGGGAGCAGCGGCTACGGGCCGGACAACGTGGTGTCGCAGGTGGTGCGGCGGCTCAAGCGCGAGCTTCCCGGGCTGCTGGTGATGACCGACGTGTGCCTGTGCGAGTACACCAGCCACGGGCACTGCGGCGTGATCCAGGGCGGCGACGTGGACAACGACGCCACCGTCCCCCTGCTGGCGCGGATGGCGGTGGCGCACGCGGACGCGGGTGCCGACGTGGTGGCGCCGTCGGACATGATGGACGGCCGCGTGGGGGCGATCCGCGCGGCGCTGGACGAGGCGGGGCACACGGGGGTGGCGATCATGGCGTATTCGGCCAAGTACGCTTCCGCCTTCTACGGCCCCTTTCGCGACGTGGCGGAGAGCGCCCCCACCTTTGGCGACCGGCGTACGGCGCAGATGGACCCCGGCAACGTGCTGGAGGCGCTGCGCGAGGCCCGCCTGGACGTGGACGAGGGGGCGGACATCGTGATGGTGAAGCCCGCCCTGGCGTACCTGGACGTCATCCACCGCGTGAAGGCGGAGACCGGCTACCCCGTGTGCGCCTACCACGTCTCGGGCGAGTACGCCATGATCGTGGCCGCGGCGGAGCGCGGGTGGATCGACGGGGACCGCGCCCACGTGGAGGCGCTGACTTCCATCAAGCGGGCCGGCGCGGACATGGTGATCAGCTATTACGCGCGGCAGTTCGCACGGCGCCACCGCGGGTGA